In one window of Nocardia brasiliensis DNA:
- a CDS encoding helix-turn-helix transcriptional regulator, translated as MNSRLSVRLSRLLNMIPYFIAHPGISAAEAAADLGVTSKQLMSDLNQLWMCGLPGYGPGDLIDLSFSEESIEVTFSAGIDRPLRLTSTEATALLVALRSIVDMPGMVDPTAAHAAIAKIESAIAGGSAAEPVPARTPPAEAPAVATVRSALARGHALRLVYYSASRDVVSERIVDPIRIVLVDNNSYLQAWCRQAEGVRLFRFDRIEDATELDEPARPPSHATEESAALDLFQDDPAVPLARLRIHPDYAWVLDQYPMNRIAVHADGSLEATMRFATMDWMARLLLGFGSGVTALGPPELVAAVRERSNAALAAYAAAGFEPA; from the coding sequence GTGAATTCCCGGCTTTCCGTTCGACTTTCGCGGCTGCTCAACATGATCCCGTACTTCATCGCGCACCCGGGCATCAGCGCCGCCGAGGCCGCCGCCGACCTGGGCGTCACCTCGAAACAGCTGATGAGCGACCTCAACCAGCTGTGGATGTGTGGTTTGCCCGGCTACGGCCCCGGTGACCTGATCGATCTCTCGTTCTCCGAGGAGAGCATCGAGGTCACCTTCTCGGCGGGCATCGACCGCCCGCTGCGGCTGACCTCGACCGAGGCGACCGCGCTGCTGGTGGCGCTGCGGTCGATCGTGGACATGCCGGGCATGGTCGATCCGACCGCCGCGCACGCCGCCATCGCCAAGATCGAGTCCGCGATCGCGGGCGGTTCCGCCGCCGAGCCGGTGCCGGCCCGCACCCCGCCCGCGGAGGCGCCCGCCGTCGCCACGGTGCGCTCGGCGCTGGCGCGCGGGCACGCGCTGCGCCTGGTCTACTACTCCGCCAGCCGTGACGTGGTGTCCGAGCGGATCGTCGACCCGATCCGAATCGTCCTGGTGGACAACAACAGTTACCTGCAGGCCTGGTGCAGGCAGGCCGAGGGCGTTCGGCTGTTCCGCTTCGATCGGATCGAGGACGCCACCGAACTCGACGAGCCCGCGCGGCCGCCGAGTCACGCCACCGAGGAATCCGCCGCGCTCGACCTGTTCCAGGACGACCCCGCGGTTCCCTTGGCGCGTCTGCGTATTCACCCCGACTACGCCTGGGTGCTCGATCAGTATCCGATGAACCGGATCGCGGTGCACGCCGACGGCAGCCTGGAGGCGACCATGCGCTTCGCCACCATGGACTGGATGGCACGGCTGCTGCTCGGCTTCGGCTCCGGCGTGACCGCGCTGGGCCCACCGGAATTGGTCGCCGCGGTGCGCGAACGGTCCAACGCGGCGCTGGCCGCGTACGCCGCGGCGGGATTCGAGCCGGCATGA
- a CDS encoding helix-turn-helix transcriptional regulator, translating into MAISKVERLMNLVIALLSTRQFLTAERIRDSVAGYEDSVSDEAFSRMFERDKNELRDLGIPLEIGPVSRYSSVEGYRINRDAYELPEIDLSDEEAAAVAVAVQMWESPELAAAADGALLKLRAAGVHVETDATVAAVPAVPARTRGSEPVLGKLLAAIDAGQAVRFEHRGAINAPYLMRDVEPWGVVTHHGRWYLVGHDRDRDAVRSFRLSRIGDDVTPYGPVNTVRKPDGIDLRGIVAQVTSSAPVSGTATVWVAEGRGRELRRIGQVTGERTIGGRAGAVVELPVRSRDWIARLITGLGPDAVVLAPEELRIDVVNRLRSVFDRTEVTA; encoded by the coding sequence GTGGCGATATCCAAGGTCGAGCGGCTGATGAATCTGGTCATCGCGCTGCTGTCGACCCGGCAGTTCCTGACCGCGGAGCGGATTCGGGACAGCGTCGCGGGGTACGAGGATTCCGTCAGCGACGAGGCGTTCAGCCGAATGTTCGAGCGGGACAAGAACGAACTGCGTGACCTGGGCATACCCCTCGAGATCGGACCGGTGAGCCGGTACTCCTCGGTGGAGGGCTATCGGATCAACCGGGACGCCTACGAGCTGCCCGAGATCGATCTGTCCGACGAGGAGGCCGCGGCGGTCGCGGTGGCCGTGCAGATGTGGGAGTCGCCGGAATTGGCCGCCGCCGCCGACGGCGCGCTGCTCAAGCTCCGCGCGGCGGGCGTGCACGTGGAGACCGACGCCACGGTGGCCGCGGTGCCCGCGGTCCCGGCGCGGACCCGCGGCTCCGAACCCGTCCTCGGCAAACTCCTCGCCGCCATCGACGCCGGCCAGGCGGTGCGTTTCGAGCATCGCGGCGCGATCAACGCCCCCTACCTGATGCGCGATGTCGAGCCGTGGGGTGTGGTCACCCATCACGGCCGCTGGTACCTCGTCGGGCACGACCGGGATCGCGACGCGGTGCGCAGCTTCCGCCTGTCGCGCATCGGTGACGACGTCACGCCCTATGGCCCGGTGAACACCGTCCGCAAACCCGACGGCATCGATCTGCGCGGGATCGTCGCTCAGGTGACCAGTTCGGCGCCGGTCAGCGGCACCGCGACGGTGTGGGTGGCCGAGGGGCGTGGCCGTGAGCTGCGCCGGATCGGGCAGGTCACCGGCGAGCGCACGATCGGTGGCCGCGCGGGTGCGGTGGTCGAGTTACCGGTGCGCTCGCGCGACTGGATCGCCCGCCTGATCACCGGACTCGGTCCGGACGCGGTGGTGCTCGCGCCGGAGGAACTGCGCATCGATGTGGTCAACCGACTGCGCTCGGTGTTCGATCGCACGGAGGTCACCGCGTGA
- a CDS encoding thiamine-binding protein gives MIIAFSVTPLGTGVDVGRAVAEAVRVVRASGLPNRTDAMFTTVEGEWDEVMAVVRAATDAVIAVAPRCSLVLKADIRPGVTDALTAKIATVERYLAEDESSR, from the coding sequence ATGATCATCGCGTTTTCTGTGACACCCCTCGGGACCGGCGTCGACGTGGGCCGCGCCGTCGCCGAGGCGGTCCGCGTGGTGCGCGCCAGCGGCCTGCCCAACCGCACCGACGCCATGTTCACCACCGTCGAGGGCGAGTGGGACGAGGTGATGGCCGTCGTCAGGGCCGCCACCGACGCCGTGATCGCGGTCGCCCCTCGCTGCAGCCTGGTACTCAAGGCCGATATCCGCCCCGGCGTCACCGACGCCCTCACCGCCAAGATCGCAACCGTCGAACGCTACCTCGCCGAAGACGAAAGCAGCCGGTGA
- the pafA gene encoding Pup--protein ligase, whose translation MQRRIMGIETEFGVTCTFHGHRRLSPDEVARYLFRRVVSWGRSSNVFLRNGARLYLDVGSHPEYATAECDSLHQLVTHDRAGERVLEELLIDAEQRLAEEGIGGDIYLFKNNTDSAGNSYGCHENFLVVRAGEFSRISDVLLPFLVTRQLICGAGKILQTPKAATFCLSQRAEHIWEGVSSATTRSRPIINTRDEPHADAEKYRRLHVIVGDSNMSETTTMLKVGTAALVLEMIEAGVSFRDFALDNPIRAIREVSHDLTGRRPVRLAGGRQASALDIQREYYARAVEHLRNRDRDPQIDQVVDLWGRALDAVEAQDFAKVDTEIDWVIKRKLFQRYQDRYNMELSDPKIAQLDLAYHDIKRGRGVFDLLQRKGLAKRITEDEAVDAAVDTPPQTTRAKLRGDFITAAQEAGRDFTVDWVHLKLNDQAQRTVLCKDPFRSVDERVDRLIASM comes from the coding sequence GTGCAGCGACGAATCATGGGGATCGAGACCGAGTTCGGTGTGACATGCACCTTCCACGGTCACCGTCGGCTGTCCCCCGACGAGGTGGCCCGGTATCTTTTCCGCCGGGTGGTGTCCTGGGGCCGTAGCTCGAACGTGTTCCTCCGCAACGGTGCTCGGCTCTATTTGGATGTCGGGTCCCATCCGGAGTACGCGACTGCCGAATGCGACAGCCTGCACCAGTTGGTGACCCACGACCGCGCAGGCGAGCGGGTCCTCGAAGAGTTGTTGATCGATGCCGAGCAGCGGCTCGCCGAAGAAGGCATCGGCGGCGACATCTACTTGTTCAAGAACAACACCGATTCCGCGGGCAACTCCTACGGCTGCCACGAGAACTTCCTCGTGGTGCGCGCCGGGGAGTTCTCCAGGATCTCCGATGTATTGCTACCGTTCCTGGTCACCCGCCAGTTGATCTGTGGCGCGGGCAAGATCCTGCAGACGCCGAAGGCGGCCACGTTCTGTCTGTCGCAGCGTGCCGAGCATATCTGGGAGGGCGTCTCCTCGGCGACCACGCGCTCGCGGCCGATCATCAACACCCGTGACGAGCCGCACGCCGACGCGGAGAAGTACCGCCGCCTGCATGTGATCGTGGGCGATTCGAACATGTCCGAGACCACAACCATGCTCAAGGTCGGCACCGCAGCCCTGGTGCTGGAGATGATCGAGGCGGGCGTCTCGTTCCGAGATTTCGCCCTGGACAACCCGATTCGCGCGATCCGCGAGGTCAGTCACGATCTGACCGGTCGCCGTCCGGTGCGGCTGGCGGGCGGACGCCAGGCCAGCGCCCTGGACATCCAGCGCGAGTACTACGCCCGCGCGGTCGAGCACCTGCGCAACCGGGACCGGGATCCGCAGATCGACCAGGTCGTCGACCTGTGGGGTCGGGCGCTGGACGCGGTCGAGGCGCAGGATTTCGCCAAGGTGGACACCGAGATCGACTGGGTGATCAAGCGCAAGCTGTTCCAGCGCTACCAGGATCGCTACAACATGGAGCTGTCCGATCCGAAGATCGCCCAGCTGGATCTGGCCTACCACGACATCAAGCGCGGCCGCGGGGTGTTCGACCTGCTGCAGCGCAAGGGGCTGGCCAAGCGGATCACCGAGGACGAGGCCGTTGACGCCGCGGTGGACACCCCGCCGCAGACCACAAGGGCCAAGCTGCGCGGCGATTTCATCACCGCCGCACAGGAGGCGGGTCGCGACTTCACCGTCGACTGGGTGCACCTGAAGTTGAACGACCAGGCCCAGCGCACGGTCCTGTGCAAGGACCCGTTCCGCTCGGTCGACGAACGCGTGGACCGGCTCATCGCCTCCATGTAG
- the prcA gene encoding proteasome subunit alpha translates to MTLPYYASAEQIMRDKTELARKGIARGRSVVVLVYDKGVLFVAENPSATLHKVSELYDRVGFAAVGKYNEFENLRRDGILRADLRGYSYDRRDVTGRALANGYAQLLGTIFTDQLKPYEVEICVAEVGYPEQPPASVLYRITFDGSIVDEREYVVMGGTTEPIVTALKASYKPGLDLSSAIKVAVQALQAGVPEGAEKDKRVLGVSSLEVATLEQARPRRAFRRVANSALEQLLEPPKKTKKAEEPPAGETPQAK, encoded by the coding sequence ATGACACTGCCGTACTACGCGTCGGCCGAGCAGATCATGCGCGACAAGACCGAGCTCGCCCGCAAGGGCATCGCTCGGGGTCGCAGCGTCGTGGTCCTGGTGTACGACAAGGGTGTGCTGTTCGTCGCGGAGAACCCGTCCGCGACGTTGCACAAGGTGAGTGAGCTCTACGACCGGGTCGGGTTCGCCGCGGTCGGCAAGTACAACGAGTTCGAGAATCTGCGCAGGGATGGCATTCTGCGCGCTGATTTGCGCGGCTACTCCTACGACCGCCGGGACGTGACCGGGCGGGCGCTGGCCAACGGGTACGCGCAGCTGCTCGGCACCATCTTCACCGACCAGCTCAAGCCGTACGAGGTGGAGATCTGTGTCGCGGAGGTGGGGTATCCGGAGCAACCGCCCGCCTCGGTGCTGTATCGGATCACCTTCGACGGTTCGATCGTGGACGAGCGCGAATACGTGGTGATGGGCGGCACGACCGAGCCGATCGTCACGGCGCTGAAGGCGTCCTACAAGCCGGGTCTCGACCTGTCCAGCGCGATCAAGGTCGCGGTGCAGGCGTTGCAGGCCGGGGTGCCCGAGGGCGCGGAGAAGGACAAGCGCGTGCTCGGCGTGAGCTCCCTCGAGGTCGCCACGCTGGAGCAGGCGCGGCCGCGGCGGGCGTTCCGCCGGGTCGCCAACTCCGCGCTCGAGCAGTTGCTCGAGCCGCCGAAGAAGACCAAGAAGGCCGAGGAACCGCCGGCCGGGGAGACCCCGCAGGCGAAATAG
- the prcB gene encoding proteasome subunit beta, translated as MTVGDPSRLHLGYALSSFSEYLRMHAPDLLPANKFAAMDGAGLGAAAKDLAPHGTTIVAISYRGGVLIAGDRRATQGNLLASRDIEKVYITDSFSAAGIAGTAGMAVEMVRIFAVELEHYEKLEGVPLTFDGKANKLSKMVRENLPAALQGLAVVPMLVGYDHNATDPDRSGRIVSFDVVGGRSEERFGYAAVGSGSVFAKGSLKKLYAKGIDQERALRIAVEALFDAADDDTATGGPDLLRGIYPTAIVIDEEGAVEVTEERLAQIARAIVTDRADAEEGSARA; from the coding sequence GTGACAGTAGGTGACCCCTCGCGTCTCCACCTGGGGTACGCCCTCTCGTCCTTCTCCGAATACCTCCGCATGCACGCGCCGGACCTGTTGCCCGCCAACAAGTTCGCCGCGATGGACGGCGCCGGGCTCGGCGCCGCCGCGAAGGACCTCGCGCCGCATGGGACCACCATCGTCGCGATCAGCTACCGCGGTGGCGTGCTCATCGCGGGTGACCGGCGGGCCACCCAGGGAAACCTGTTGGCCAGCAGGGACATCGAGAAGGTCTACATCACCGACAGCTTCTCCGCGGCCGGCATCGCCGGCACCGCGGGCATGGCCGTCGAGATGGTGCGGATCTTCGCGGTGGAGCTGGAGCACTACGAGAAGCTCGAGGGCGTGCCGCTGACCTTCGACGGCAAGGCGAACAAGCTGTCGAAGATGGTGCGGGAGAACTTGCCTGCGGCCCTGCAGGGTCTGGCGGTGGTGCCGATGCTGGTCGGTTACGACCACAACGCCACCGACCCCGACCGGTCGGGCCGCATCGTGTCCTTCGATGTGGTGGGCGGGCGCAGTGAGGAGCGGTTCGGTTACGCGGCGGTCGGATCGGGTTCGGTCTTCGCCAAGGGATCGCTGAAGAAGCTGTACGCCAAGGGAATTGATCAGGAGCGGGCGTTGCGGATCGCGGTCGAGGCGTTGTTCGACGCGGCCGACGACGACACCGCCACCGGTGGTCCCGATCTGCTGCGCGGGATCTACCCGACGGCGATCGTGATCGATGAGGAGGGTGCGGTCGAGGTGACCGAGGAACGACTGGCGCAGATCGCGCGGGCGATCGTCACCGACCGTGCGGATGCGGAAGAAGGGAGCGCTCGCGCATGA
- a CDS encoding ubiquitin-like protein Pup — translation MAQEQTKRAGGGDEDEGPDGVDAAGQERREKLAEETDDLLDEIDDVLEENAEDFVRAYVQKGGQ, via the coding sequence ATGGCACAAGAGCAGACCAAGCGCGCCGGGGGCGGCGACGAGGATGAGGGCCCGGACGGTGTGGACGCCGCCGGTCAGGAGCGCCGCGAAAAGCTCGCGGAGGAGACCGACGACCTACTCGACGAGATCGATGATGTGCTCGAGGAGAACGCCGAAGACTTCGTCCGCGCGTACGTTCAGAAAGGCGGCCAGTGA
- the dop gene encoding depupylase/deamidase Dop → MQRIIGIEVEYGISTPTEPSANPILTSTQAVLAYAAAEGVPRAKRTRWDYEVESPLRDARGFDLSRMNGPAPVIDADEVGAANMILTNGARLYVDHAHPEYSAPEVTDPLDAVIWDKAGERVMEAAARHASSVPGAPRLQLYKNNVDGKGASYGTHENYLMSRDTPFNQIILGLTPFFVSRQVVTGSGRVGIGQSGDHAGFQLSQRADYIEVEVGLETTLKRGIINTRDEPHADADKYRRLHVIIGDANLAEMSTYLKVGTTALVLDLIEAGEDLSDLQLARPVTAVHTISHDPTLRATVALTDGRELTGLALQRMYLDRVIKFVDRTGNDDKRVHDIIENWAMVLDLLERDPMECASLLDWPAKLRLLEGMRQREGLNWAAPKLHLMDLQYSDVRLDKGLYNRLVARGSMKRLVSEQQVLDAMTNPPTDTRAYFRGECLRRFGADIAAASWDSVIFDLGGDSLVRIPTLEPRRGTKAHVGKLLDGVSSAADLVEQLTT, encoded by the coding sequence ATGCAGCGCATCATCGGAATCGAGGTCGAGTACGGGATTTCGACCCCAACCGAGCCGTCGGCCAACCCGATCCTCACCTCCACACAGGCTGTCCTCGCCTATGCCGCCGCCGAGGGTGTGCCGCGGGCGAAACGCACCCGCTGGGACTACGAGGTGGAGTCGCCGCTGCGCGACGCGCGCGGCTTCGACCTGAGCCGGATGAACGGCCCGGCCCCGGTGATCGACGCCGACGAGGTCGGCGCGGCCAACATGATCCTCACCAACGGCGCGCGGCTCTACGTCGACCACGCGCACCCCGAATACTCCGCGCCCGAGGTCACCGACCCGCTGGACGCGGTGATCTGGGACAAGGCCGGTGAGCGGGTGATGGAGGCGGCCGCGCGGCACGCCTCCAGCGTGCCGGGCGCGCCGCGGTTGCAGCTGTACAAGAACAACGTCGACGGCAAGGGCGCCTCCTACGGCACCCACGAGAACTACCTGATGAGCCGCGACACCCCGTTCAACCAGATCATCCTCGGCCTCACCCCGTTCTTCGTGTCCCGCCAGGTGGTCACCGGGTCCGGCCGGGTCGGCATCGGGCAGTCCGGTGACCACGCCGGCTTCCAGCTGTCCCAGCGCGCGGACTACATCGAGGTCGAGGTCGGCCTGGAGACCACGCTCAAGCGCGGCATCATCAACACCCGCGACGAGCCGCACGCCGACGCGGACAAGTACCGCAGGCTGCACGTCATCATCGGCGACGCCAACCTGGCCGAGATGTCGACCTACCTCAAGGTCGGCACCACCGCGCTGGTGCTCGACCTGATCGAGGCCGGCGAGGACCTGTCGGATCTGCAGCTGGCCCGCCCGGTCACCGCCGTGCACACGATCAGCCACGACCCGACCCTGCGCGCCACCGTCGCGCTCACCGACGGCCGCGAGCTGACCGGCCTGGCGCTGCAGCGGATGTACCTGGACCGGGTGATCAAGTTCGTCGACCGCACCGGCAACGACGACAAGCGCGTGCACGACATCATCGAGAACTGGGCCATGGTGCTCGACCTGCTCGAGCGCGACCCGATGGAATGCGCGAGCCTGCTCGACTGGCCCGCCAAGCTGCGCCTGCTGGAGGGCATGCGCCAGCGCGAGGGCCTGAACTGGGCCGCGCCCAAGCTGCACCTGATGGACCTGCAGTACTCCGACGTGCGCCTGGACAAGGGGCTCTACAACCGCCTGGTGGCCCGTGGCTCGATGAAGCGGCTGGTCTCCGAGCAGCAGGTGCTCGACGCGATGACCAACCCGCCCACCGACACCAGGGCCTACTTCCGCGGCGAATGCCTGCGTCGTTTCGGCGCCGACATCGCCGCGGCCAGCTGGGATTCGGTGATCTTCGACCTCGGCGGCGACTCGCTGGTCCGCATCCCCACCCTCGAACCGCGCCGCGGCACGAAAGCGCACGTCGGCAAGCTGCTCGACGGCGTGAGCTCGGCGGCGGACCTGGTCGAACAGCTCACCACCTAG
- a CDS encoding DUF418 domain-containing protein, translating to MTDSLASPRTAGHGPDRADGAGATARTRLIALDVLRGIAILGTLGTNIWIMTNSRGLLGYITDLNGQAAGWVWTERVLQQLAQGKFLGLLTIMFGIGLAIQQASARRGGRRWPGTYPVRAGLLLLDGLLNYLFVAEFDVLMGYAVTGLVVSYLLVTSERAQRRWLIGTAAIHVAMLTLIALATVLAPDDGGGPAFPEPTGNPYADGSFWDLVVFRVQQAGPFRVETLFVFAMSIALFLLGAKLFRAGVFLPEGARLRKRLMVLGFGVAAPLDLLAGIFGGGHLFLYTRYGTAPFVSLGILALVARFYLNRTRTGFAGRRLAEVGRTALSCYILQNLVTSILCYGWGFGLAARVAPDLYVPFTVGMYLLVSAIIITAAHLWLRRFERGPVEWAWHRGYQLLTRTRA from the coding sequence ATGACCGATTCTCTCGCTTCTCCGCGCACCGCGGGGCACGGCCCGGACCGCGCCGACGGCGCGGGCGCGACCGCGCGCACGCGACTGATCGCGCTGGATGTGTTGCGCGGCATCGCGATCCTCGGCACCCTCGGCACCAACATCTGGATCATGACCAACAGCCGGGGCCTGCTCGGCTATATCACCGACCTCAACGGTCAGGCCGCCGGCTGGGTCTGGACCGAGCGGGTGCTCCAGCAGCTGGCGCAGGGCAAGTTCCTCGGCCTGCTCACCATCATGTTCGGCATCGGCCTGGCCATCCAGCAGGCGTCCGCGCGACGCGGCGGGCGCAGGTGGCCGGGCACCTACCCGGTGCGCGCGGGCCTGCTGCTGCTCGACGGTCTGCTGAACTACCTGTTCGTCGCGGAGTTCGACGTGCTGATGGGTTACGCCGTCACCGGTCTCGTGGTCTCGTACCTGCTCGTGACCAGTGAACGCGCACAACGCCGTTGGCTGATCGGCACCGCGGCCATCCATGTCGCGATGCTCACCCTCATCGCGCTCGCCACCGTGCTCGCGCCCGACGACGGCGGCGGACCGGCGTTCCCGGAACCGACCGGCAATCCCTACGCGGACGGCTCGTTCTGGGATCTGGTGGTGTTCCGGGTGCAGCAGGCGGGCCCGTTCCGGGTGGAGACGCTGTTCGTCTTCGCGATGTCGATCGCGCTGTTCTTGCTTGGGGCCAAGCTGTTCCGGGCCGGGGTGTTCCTGCCGGAGGGCGCGCGGCTGCGCAAGCGGCTGATGGTGCTCGGTTTCGGTGTCGCGGCGCCGCTCGACCTGCTCGCGGGCATCTTCGGCGGCGGGCACTTGTTCCTCTACACCCGTTACGGCACCGCGCCTTTCGTCTCGCTGGGCATCCTCGCCCTGGTCGCGCGGTTCTATCTGAATCGCACCCGGACCGGCTTCGCCGGACGCCGTCTGGCCGAGGTCGGGCGGACCGCGCTCAGCTGCTACATCCTGCAGAACCTGGTGACCTCGATCCTGTGCTACGGCTGGGGTTTCGGCCTCGCCGCCAGGGTCGCACCCGACCTGTACGTCCCATTCACGGTAGGGATGTACCTGCTGGTTTCGGCGATCATCATCACCGCAGCACACCTGTGGCTGCGCCGCTTCGAACGCGGCCCGGTCGAATGGGCCTGGCACCGCGGCTATCAGCTGCTGACCCGCACGCGGGCCTGA
- a CDS encoding DUF6882 domain-containing protein, which translates to MSEPVPLTRLLDDAGLLSLEHRLHVEEVLGTHRWQADMEAGRLEFIGAERTLVCTRFHLLGTADAESWLWAWANPWGFDKSLIAVARMVRAFGIRYSVAELCAAEMPVALGRARPEPHQIANLLADAAKVVSGHWSSYCGVTDGTCVAFLVEHPALQLPPPTAAGLARVLAHGVGALPLVDYRRAMQSYLSMRGMSTEFVEHQRLLEFSGFGITGTIEFDAAGQVVNLEVGVAIDRIELPRAPAPRSADIEMC; encoded by the coding sequence GTGTCCGAACCTGTGCCCTTGACCAGGCTGCTCGACGACGCGGGATTGCTATCGCTCGAGCATCGCCTACATGTCGAAGAAGTGCTGGGCACGCATCGCTGGCAGGCCGACATGGAGGCGGGCAGGCTCGAATTCATCGGCGCCGAACGCACCCTGGTCTGCACGCGGTTCCACCTGCTCGGCACCGCGGACGCCGAATCCTGGCTGTGGGCCTGGGCGAACCCGTGGGGCTTCGACAAATCGCTGATCGCGGTCGCGCGGATGGTGCGCGCGTTCGGGATTCGCTATAGCGTCGCCGAATTGTGCGCCGCGGAAATGCCGGTCGCGCTCGGCCGGGCGCGGCCGGAACCGCACCAGATCGCGAATCTGCTGGCCGACGCGGCGAAAGTGGTGTCGGGACACTGGAGTTCCTACTGCGGTGTCACCGACGGCACCTGCGTCGCCTTTCTCGTCGAGCACCCGGCGCTCCAGTTGCCGCCGCCCACCGCGGCCGGGCTTGCGCGGGTGCTCGCGCACGGGGTCGGCGCGTTACCGCTGGTCGACTACCGCAGGGCGATGCAGAGTTACTTGAGCATGCGGGGGATGAGCACCGAATTCGTGGAGCATCAGCGGCTACTGGAATTCAGTGGCTTCGGCATCACGGGCACCATCGAATTCGATGCGGCGGGACAGGTGGTGAACCTGGAGGTCGGGGTGGCGATCGACCGCATCGAGTTACCGCGCGCACCCGCCCCGCGCTCGGCGGACATCGAAATGTGCTGA
- a CDS encoding TetR/AcrR family transcriptional regulator: protein MTTTSDRPEPPAADGRATRWHGHKARRRADVIDAAITVIEESGVEVSVQQIADRLKLPRPVVYRHFDGRTDLDEQIRRQILESLLAQIMPTLHPDGTVRDAVRGAISTYVRWVERHPNLHRFIGGAAPQGETSLAGARDRIGARLADMFALWLSGFGIDQARARPMAFGIIGFVDGVVNSWRADAGTTLTCDQVEGILTESVLALFEGNARSLGVPLERDLVVRDLLVAPEALSAR, encoded by the coding sequence GTGACCACGACGAGTGACCGGCCCGAGCCTCCCGCCGCGGACGGCCGCGCGACTCGCTGGCACGGGCACAAGGCGCGGCGGCGCGCCGATGTGATCGACGCCGCGATCACCGTCATCGAGGAGAGCGGCGTCGAGGTGTCCGTCCAGCAGATCGCCGACCGGCTGAAGCTGCCGCGGCCGGTGGTCTACCGCCACTTCGACGGTCGCACCGACCTGGACGAGCAGATCCGTCGCCAGATCCTGGAATCGCTACTGGCGCAGATCATGCCGACGCTGCACCCGGACGGCACCGTGCGCGACGCCGTGCGCGGCGCGATCAGCACCTACGTGCGCTGGGTCGAGCGGCACCCGAACCTGCACCGCTTCATCGGCGGCGCCGCGCCGCAGGGCGAGACCTCACTGGCCGGGGCCCGCGATCGGATCGGCGCCCGCCTGGCCGACATGTTCGCGCTCTGGCTCTCCGGTTTCGGCATCGATCAGGCGAGGGCGCGGCCGATGGCCTTCGGCATCATCGGTTTCGTCGACGGCGTGGTGAACAGCTGGCGCGCCGACGCGGGCACGACCCTCACCTGCGACCAGGTCGAAGGCATCCTCACCGAGTCGGTGCTCGCGCTCTTCGAGGGCAACGCGCGCAGCCTCGGCGTGCCACTCGAGCGTGACCTGGTGGTGCGCGACCTGCTGGTCGCCCCGGAAGCACTGAGCGCCAGGTAG
- a CDS encoding AurF N-oxygenase family protein, producing the protein MGNDAALIPQESFAQRLLSGSVKKSYDPVVDMDWDAPLDPDKLFLPAEVVSLYGTALWESMTPRQRRELSRQELANVLSVGIWFENLLNRLLLRELMADDPTTRHSHYTLVEMGDECRHMMMFGKLIDRIDARPYWPRRAGRLVIATLPIFLRGSMTWVGALVGEEIFDAIQRRTLDDPQLQPLVSRAMRIHVTEEARHIGFARDALARRVPTMSRAELAYTRLCVAVAAPLFVYLLTNRHMYDRAGLDGRAARRIATRNPDAKKALGIGAANLGAFLRKQGLIGPVGEWIWRQRGLL; encoded by the coding sequence ATGGGCAACGATGCCGCACTGATCCCCCAGGAGTCCTTCGCGCAGCGCCTGCTGAGCGGGTCGGTCAAGAAGTCCTACGACCCGGTGGTCGACATGGACTGGGACGCGCCCCTGGACCCGGACAAACTCTTCCTGCCCGCCGAGGTCGTCTCGCTCTACGGCACCGCGCTCTGGGAGTCGATGACGCCGCGGCAACGCCGCGAGCTGTCCAGGCAGGAACTCGCGAACGTGCTCTCGGTCGGCATCTGGTTCGAGAACCTGCTCAACCGACTCCTGTTGCGCGAGTTGATGGCCGACGATCCGACCACAAGGCACTCGCACTACACCCTCGTCGAGATGGGCGACGAGTGCAGGCACATGATGATGTTCGGCAAACTGATCGATCGCATCGACGCCCGGCCGTACTGGCCGCGCCGGGCGGGCCGGCTGGTCATCGCGACGCTGCCGATCTTCCTGCGCGGCTCCATGACCTGGGTCGGCGCGCTGGTCGGCGAGGAGATCTTCGACGCCATACAGCGCCGCACGCTCGACGATCCGCAGTTGCAGCCCTTGGTATCTCGCGCGATGCGCATCCACGTCACCGAGGAGGCGCGCCACATCGGTTTCGCCAGGGACGCGCTGGCCCGGCGGGTGCCGACCATGTCGCGCGCCGAACTCGCCTACACCCGGCTGTGTGTCGCGGTCGCGGCCCCGCTGTTCGTCTATCTGCTGACCAACCGGCACATGTACGACCGCGCGGGTCTGGACGGCCGTGCCGCGCGCCGGATCGCGACGCGCAACCCGGACGCCAAGAAGGCGCTGGGCATCGGCGCCGCGAATCTCGGTGCGTTCCTGCGCAAACAAGGCCTCATCGGCCCGGTCGGCGAGTGGATCTGGCGGCAGCGGGGGTTGCTCTGA